In the Acidimicrobiales bacterium genome, one interval contains:
- the rpe gene encoding ribulose-phosphate 3-epimerase, with protein sequence MSRPVRIAPSVLPVDFSRLGEECQTLEKAGVDLIHWDVMDGVFVPNLTFGPDVIGSIRPLVDLEFEAHLMVVEPDRIIDRYVAAGCSTVLVHAEACDHLHRTLGHIAELGATPGVALNPHTPASVIRHVRDLLGVVLVMTVNPGFGGQAYIPLEAKVAEVAAMLEDYDCSVEVDGGIGPSTVADVVSAGADRLVSGSALFRDPEGLEHAVSDLRARAEAAQA encoded by the coding sequence ATGTCACGCCCCGTGAGGATCGCCCCGTCGGTTCTGCCCGTCGACTTCTCCCGCCTTGGAGAGGAATGCCAGACACTCGAGAAGGCCGGTGTTGATCTCATCCACTGGGACGTCATGGACGGCGTGTTCGTGCCCAACCTGACGTTCGGGCCCGACGTCATCGGGTCGATCCGACCGCTGGTCGACCTGGAGTTCGAGGCCCACCTCATGGTGGTTGAACCCGATCGCATCATCGACCGCTACGTCGCCGCGGGTTGTTCGACGGTGCTCGTCCACGCCGAGGCGTGCGACCACCTGCACCGCACGCTGGGTCACATTGCCGAACTGGGCGCCACCCCCGGAGTTGCGTTGAACCCGCACACCCCGGCCAGCGTGATCCGCCATGTACGAGACCTACTGGGCGTGGTGCTGGTCATGACGGTCAACCCAGGATTCGGCGGACAGGCCTACATCCCCCTTGAGGCAAAGGTCGCCGAAGTGGCCGCCATGCTTGAGGACTACGACTGCTCAGTGGAGGTCGACGGCGGTATCGGACCATCGACGGTGGCCGACGTGGTGTCCGCCGGCGCTGATCGGCTGGTTTCAGGAAGCGCCCTGTTCCGGGACCCGGAGGGCCTTGAGCACGCCGTGTCGGACCTGCGTGCCCGCGCCGAGGCGGCGCAGGCCTGA
- a CDS encoding ATP-dependent Clp protease proteolytic subunit, producing the protein MNAPSLSPMAADVDALEHGRFDVYTRLLKDRIVFLGTDVNDDMANFIIAQMLFLEAQDPEKPIWMYINSPGGSVTAGMAIYDTMQFVGPEVGTICMGLGASMGQFLLCAGAQGKRYALPHARIMMHQPLGGVRGQASDIAIQAEQMAYTKKMLQERIAGHTGQTVETIESDSDRDRWFTADEAREYGIIDKVIVRRGEMH; encoded by the coding sequence ATGAACGCCCCCTCACTCTCACCGATGGCCGCCGACGTTGATGCTCTCGAGCACGGCAGGTTCGACGTCTACACCCGGCTGCTGAAGGACCGCATTGTCTTCCTCGGCACCGACGTGAACGACGACATGGCGAACTTCATCATTGCCCAGATGCTCTTCCTAGAGGCCCAGGATCCCGAGAAACCGATCTGGATGTACATCAACTCACCCGGCGGTTCGGTCACAGCCGGCATGGCCATCTACGACACCATGCAGTTCGTGGGCCCCGAGGTGGGCACCATCTGCATGGGTCTGGGTGCTTCGATGGGCCAGTTCCTGTTGTGCGCCGGGGCCCAGGGGAAGCGCTACGCCCTCCCCCACGCCCGGATCATGATGCACCAGCCCCTCGGTGGGGTCCGTGGGCAGGCCTCCGATATCGCCATTCAGGCCGAGCAGATGGCTTACACCAAGAAAATGCTGCAGGAACGCATCGCCGGACACACCGGTCAGACGGTCGAGACCATCGAGTCCGACAGCGACCGCGACCGCTGGTTCACCGCCGACGAGGCCCGCGAATACGGGATCATCGACAAGGTGATCGTGCGCCGCGGCGAGATGCACTGA